In one Watersipora subatra chromosome 6, tzWatSuba1.1, whole genome shotgun sequence genomic region, the following are encoded:
- the LOC137398473 gene encoding sulfotransferase 1E1-like: MEIPAHPRGAKAHGLYMSNDDESIKIPAMIVKEEGFHEVKKAIKTYKWNDEDFLLSTYPKNGTNFMWEIMTMLLRGTSEYIKDFKTLCMVDLFPVTKLESEGLFRSPKVLNTHYRLEGLPAEFSGRKTVMVLRNPKDVCLSYYHMESRLMWEKVGNVDGSFKTMNLSDYMKIFLYGQDVPFGNFFAYLEYMWSLRDNPNVHVVFYEDLVLNPVETIQKLNDFMDTKRSPELIQQIADVTSFDKMQQGKSDQGYDNMALLKMLRTDKDTMKKTLKLMFRKGKVGDWKNGFTVAENELFDAFLEEWTKGKDIPFKYE; this comes from the exons atggaaatacCCGCACATCCCCGAGGAGCTAAGGCTCATGGACTCTACATGAGTAATGATGACGAGTCTATTAAAATACCAGCTATGATAGTAAAGGAGGAGGGATTCCATGAAGTGAAAAAAGCAATCAAAACCTACAAGTGGAATGATGAAGATTTTCTCTTGTCAACATATCCTAAGAATg GAACCAACTTCATGTGGGAGATAATGACCATGCTACTTCGAGGTACATCTGAGTACATAAAAGATTTCAAAACTCTTTGTATGGTCGATCTCTTTCCTGTGACTAAACTTGAATCAGAAGGTCTGTTTCGGTCTCCGAAAGTCTTGAACACTCACTATAGACTCGAAGGACTACCAGCAGAGTTCAGTGGCAGGAAGACAGTCATGG ttCTTCGAAACCCAAAGGATGTTTGCCTCTCTTACTATCATATGGAATCTAGACTG ATGTGGGAGAAGGTTGGAAATGTGGATGGCTCATTCAAGACAATGAACCTGTCCGACTACATGAAGATATTTCTGTATGGACAGGATGTACCTTTTGGCAACTTCTTTGCCTACTTGGAGTACATGTGGAGCCTCCGAGACAATCCAAATGTACACGTTGTTTTTTATGAAGACCTGGTGCTG AATCCTGTGGAGACGATTCAGAAACTGAATGACTTCATGGACACGAAAAGATCTCCAGAGCTGATCCAGCAGATCGCTGATGTCACCAGCTTCGACAAGATGCAGCAAGGAAAATCAGATCAAGGATATGACAATATGGCACTTCTAAAGATG CTGAGAACTGACAAAGACACTATGAAGAAGACCCTCAAACTCATGTTCAGAAAAG GGAAAGTCGGAGACTGGAAGAATGGGTTCACGGTTGCTGAAAATGAGCTTTTTGATGCATTTTTAGAAGAGTGGACCAAAGGAAAAGATATTCCATTTAAATATGAGTGA